The following proteins come from a genomic window of Triticum aestivum cultivar Chinese Spring chromosome 6A, IWGSC CS RefSeq v2.1, whole genome shotgun sequence:
- the LOC123130893 gene encoding uncharacterized protein has translation MDLAISAVTGDLASRFISFLMNKYTDHVCSEEKAERLQQLLLRVHTVVEEADGRCITNSCMLMQLKQLSSAMYQGYHVLDNVRYKQHKEASKDLVSDSSTSSDYIIPFKRARTAYSSTNKASNSGLQSALENLEGAVTDMVEFVVLLGGCECISRRPYDAYLQVDNFMFGWHVEKQKIINFLLQENIPGPPAELPVVGGRGVGKKTLVAHVCRYDRVRSHFAVILHLNGDGLTRITDHEIPSGRTLVVVEFASDVDDDDWKIFYSSVTCMDRGNKVIILGRNESLKKLGTVQSISLNRLAFEEYRYLLKTLAFGSLKPGDHPWLATIVEEFAVVLEGSLVSANLLGYAVRNNLNAHFWLSTLNKIRITRKMIMSRFGCHPNGLFDQDRPVHFGSHHLLSPVARLIPSASCLDSSLPKVIFGDVLAEPGHIAPTKGDFRPISWESRLPPYTAFVHLSRFVPSCVDDKPEAPLSGRKRLGPSA, from the exons ATGGATCTTGCAATATCTGCCGTTACAGGTGACCTCGCCAGCCGATTCATCTCTTTTCTCATGAACAAATACACGGATCATGTATGCTCAGAGGAGAAGGCGGAGAGGCTACAACAACTCTTGTTGAGAGTTCACACGGTCGTCGAGGAGGCGGACGGACGATGCATCACCAACTCTTGTATGCTCATGCAGTTGAAGCAGCTATCGTCAGCCATGTACCAAGGGTACCATGTGTTGGACAACGTCAGGTACAAGCAACATAAGGAGGCATCCAAGGACTTGGTGAGCGATTCATCTACCTCGTCCGATTATATCATTCCTTTCAAACGTGCTCGAACAGCCTATTCTTCGACAAACAAGGCCTCCAACTCGGGATTACAAAGTGCACTTGAGAATCTGGAAGGTGCCGTTACTGACATGGTGGAGTTTGTTGTGCTTTTGGGCGGATGCGAGTGCATCTCCCGGAGACCGTATGATGCCTATCTTCAGGTCGACAACTTCATGTTTGGTTGGCATGTCGAGAAGCAGAAGATCATCAACTTCTTGCTGCAAGAGAACATACCTGGTCCTCCGGCAGAGCTACCAGTCGTTGGTGGACGTGGAGTTGGGAAGAAAACTCTTGTTGCACATGTATGCag GTATGACAGGGTGCGTTCTCACTTTGCAGTTATTTTGCACCTGAACGGAGACGGTCTTACGAGAATAACAGACCATGAAATTCCGTCAGGGAGGACACTGGTAGTTGTCGAGTTTGCTTCCGATGTAGATGATGATGACTGGAAAATATTTTATTCATCTGTTACGTGCATGGACAGAGGAAACAAAGTGATAATCTTAGGCCGAAATGAAAGCTTGAAGAAACTTGGGACTGTCCAGAGTATATCTCTGAACCGTCTGGCATTCGAGGAGTACAGGTACCTGCTCAAGACGCTCGCATTCGGAAGCCTGAAGCCAGGAGACCATCCGTGGTTAGCAACGATAGTGGAAGAGTTCGCTGTGGTGTTGGAAGGATCACTTGTTTCAGCTAACTTGCTTGGATATGCAGTGAGAAACAATCTAAATGCCCATTTCTGGCTTAGCACATTGAACAAGATCAGAATCACAAGGAAGATGATCATGTCCAGGTTTGGCTGCCATCCAAATGGCCTTTTCGATCAAGACCGTCCGGTGCACTTTGGCTCTCACCACCTCTTGTCTCCTGTTGCTCGCCTTATACCCTCTGCTAGCTGTCTGGATAGTAGTCTACCCAAAGTCATATTCGGGGACGTACTAGCAGAACCAGGCCATATTGCTCCAACGAAGGGAGATTTTAGGCCGATCTCTTGGGAATCAAGGTTACCACCATATACTGCGTTTGTTCATCTGTCTCGCTTTGTTCCAAGTTGTGTGGATGATAAGCCTGAAGCACCCTTGTCAGGGAGGAAGCGTCTGGGGCCATCTGCGTAG